Proteins from a genomic interval of Bradyrhizobium sp. CCBAU 53340:
- a CDS encoding TonB-dependent receptor plug domain-containing protein: MVQAQQSASPNLLPPIDVASTERPAKPLGGQRNPDRPVQRRRALPPKPEALPAPPPVAGVSAANLFPTVVVSPTGVVTPTNLVANSVTVLTARDMERDQRRTASDALSAVPGLNLVQTGGPGGQTSIFMRGTNSNHTKVLIDGIDVSDSSSPNRSFDLGKLLTSDLEQIEVLRGPQSGLYGADALGGVISMVTRKGDGPARATGSVEAGSFGTFNQTTGLSGSQDHFNYAFNVAHFRASDVPVTPVELLPPGQKAIGNHYDNTTYSTKLGADVSESVTLNAVARYTDATLHFTGDRFDPVTLASFPAAAQSTQTVHQLFTRGEAIWSALDERMKSYVGVNYTNHRNDDISPGDAMPTMTTGDRVKYDWHTTTELAPNNYVIIGAEHETETLQTATVSAQNVNKAGYTGLQSQLRDRVFVTANVRQDDNERFGEHPTFRLASAMIVPVTDTKFKASYGTGFKAPTLNQLYVSFPAFFFFANPNLKPEESIGYDAGFEQPLFGDRVRFGSTYFRNDITGLIQSAFDPATFTSTSVNIGKAITEGTESFVAAAITDRLRLRADYTFTRAVDATAGLELLRRPKEKWSVNLIWNPVDRLTVSATVLHVGSFVDGSRDFSIPRLLAPAYTVANLAAEYLITDQLKAFGRIDNLANVHYQNPTGFLQPGLGVYAGIRLATYDVR; the protein is encoded by the coding sequence GTGGTTCAGGCACAGCAGTCGGCATCGCCCAACCTGCTGCCGCCGATCGATGTCGCGTCAACCGAACGTCCAGCCAAGCCGCTGGGCGGGCAGCGTAACCCTGACAGGCCGGTGCAGAGGCGCCGCGCTCTGCCGCCGAAACCCGAAGCGCTGCCGGCGCCGCCCCCTGTTGCCGGCGTGTCTGCCGCCAATTTGTTTCCGACTGTCGTCGTCAGCCCAACGGGCGTGGTCACGCCGACCAATCTGGTTGCGAACTCGGTCACGGTCCTGACCGCCCGGGACATGGAGCGCGATCAGCGCCGAACGGCGTCCGACGCGCTCAGCGCCGTTCCAGGGCTCAATCTCGTCCAGACCGGCGGGCCAGGCGGACAGACGTCGATCTTCATGCGTGGAACGAATTCAAATCATACCAAGGTGCTGATCGACGGCATCGACGTCAGCGATTCCAGCAGCCCGAACCGCTCGTTCGATCTCGGCAAGCTGCTCACCTCCGACCTTGAGCAGATCGAAGTGTTGCGCGGTCCGCAGAGCGGTCTCTACGGCGCCGACGCGCTGGGCGGAGTGATCTCCATGGTGACACGGAAGGGCGACGGTCCGGCGCGCGCGACGGGCTCGGTCGAAGCAGGCTCGTTCGGTACGTTCAACCAGACGACCGGGCTGAGCGGTTCGCAAGATCACTTCAACTACGCCTTCAACGTCGCGCATTTTCGCGCCAGCGACGTACCGGTGACGCCCGTCGAACTGCTGCCGCCTGGTCAGAAGGCGATCGGCAACCATTACGACAACACGACCTATTCGACCAAGCTTGGCGCCGATGTCAGCGAATCCGTGACGCTCAATGCCGTTGCGCGGTACACCGATGCCACGCTGCACTTTACGGGCGACAGGTTTGATCCCGTGACATTGGCGAGTTTTCCCGCGGCTGCGCAAAGCACGCAGACGGTGCACCAGCTCTTCACGCGGGGAGAGGCGATCTGGTCCGCGCTCGATGAGCGGATGAAGAGCTATGTCGGTGTCAACTACACCAATCACCGCAACGACGACATCTCGCCCGGTGACGCGATGCCGACCATGACGACCGGCGATCGTGTCAAGTACGATTGGCACACCACGACTGAGCTTGCGCCCAATAACTATGTGATCATCGGTGCGGAGCACGAGACCGAAACTCTGCAAACCGCGACGGTCTCCGCGCAAAACGTCAACAAGGCCGGCTATACGGGGTTGCAGTCCCAGCTCCGGGATCGGGTCTTCGTCACGGCCAATGTCCGGCAGGATGACAACGAGCGGTTTGGCGAGCACCCGACCTTTCGCCTGGCCTCTGCGATGATCGTGCCGGTCACGGATACGAAGTTCAAGGCAAGCTACGGCACGGGATTCAAGGCGCCGACGCTCAATCAGCTCTATGTCAGCTTTCCCGCGTTCTTCTTCTTTGCCAATCCAAACCTCAAGCCCGAAGAAAGCATTGGCTACGACGCCGGCTTCGAGCAGCCCTTGTTCGGCGATCGCGTTCGCTTCGGCTCGACCTACTTCCGCAACGACATCACGGGCCTGATCCAGAGCGCGTTCGACCCCGCGACGTTCACCAGCACGAGCGTGAATATCGGCAAGGCGATCACGGAAGGCACTGAAAGCTTCGTCGCGGCTGCGATCACCGATCGTTTGCGTCTTCGCGCCGATTACACCTTCACCCGCGCCGTCGATGCGACGGCGGGGCTGGAGCTCCTCAGGCGTCCGAAAGAAAAGTGGAGTGTAAACCTCATCTGGAATCCGGTCGATCGGCTGACAGTGTCGGCAACGGTGTTGCACGTGGGGAGCTTCGTCGACGGCAGCCGCGACTTCAGCATTCCGCGTCTCCTGGCTCCGGCTTACACCGTCGCCAATTTGGCCGCGGAATACCTGATCACCGATCAGCTCAAGGCGTTCGGCCGGATCGATAACCTTGCCAATGTGCATTATCAAAATCCGACCGGCTTTCTGCAGCCGGGCCTCGGTGTCTACGCCGGCATTCGCCTCGCGACCTATGACGTCAGATAG